Proteins encoded by one window of Vicia villosa cultivar HV-30 ecotype Madison, WI unplaced genomic scaffold, Vvil1.0 ctg.000219F_1_1, whole genome shotgun sequence:
- the LOC131625538 gene encoding ankyrin repeat-containing protein BDA1-like produces MNTNSGDQLKAAAQTGDIDLLYTVIHHDPWILENIDSIPFVETPLHIAASLGHIRFAIEIMKLKPSLALKLNPQGFSPVHLAMQNDQKRMLFRFVCMNNDLVRIEGREGLTLLHFASQIGEVDFLAKFLFVCPRSIEDVTGKGETALHIAVKNEQYEALDLLVCFLRKSIVRGAKMIQNKIVNWKDEDDNTILHILAQRNFEPEVVKALGLLLKIGINLKAKNMENKTALDMAANVDIRSILLCTGAKSNSQITNAPTLAHKLRSNITIRDKMTTNIFRTGSNILEEQRNTCLIVATLVATATYQSALSPPGGIYQVSAYDDINVNITSSNSTISTPKNAGHSVLSGAEFGLFLILNMTSFLGSVMAIVIMIPRGTIEGAVGYPVLSFALSYLFSMMKISPTHAYLMIVSIIFLSIAIVSEFNIFSRMYCDLKSVIVKKLNR; encoded by the exons ATGAACACAAATAGTGGTGACCAACTGAAAGCAGCAGCTCAAACAGGTGATATAGATCTCCTTTACACAGTAATTCATCATGATCCATGGATTTTGGAGAATATAGATTCAATACCATTTGTTGAAACTCCATTGCACATCGCCGCATCTTTGGGGCATATCCGATTTGCCATTGAAATTATGAAATTGAAACCTTCCTTAGCTTTGAAGCTAAATCCGCAAGGATTCAGCCCCGTTCATCTCGCTATGCAAAACGACCAAAAGAGGATGTTGTTTCGGTTTGTTTGCATGAATAATGATCTAGTTAGAATCGAAGGGAGGGAAGGCTTAACTCTTCTTCATTTTGCAAGTCAAATTGGTGAGGTTGACTTTTTAGCTAAATTCCTCTTTGTTTGTCCGAGATCCATTGAAGATGTGACTGGGAAGGGTGAGACTGCACTGCATATTGCTGTTAAGAACGAACAGTATGAGGCTCTTGATCTTCTTGTTTGCTTTCTTAGAAAAAGTATCGTGAGAGGTGCTAAGATGattcaaaataaaattgtaaattggAAGGATGAGGATGACAACACCATTTTGCATATTTTAGCACAGAGAAATTTCGAGCCAGAG GTAGTAAAGGCACTTGGATTGTTGTTAAAGATTGGGATAAATTTGAAGGCAAAGAACATGGAGAATAAAACTGCGTTGGACATGGCAGCCAATGTAGATATAAGGAGTATATTGCTGTGTACTGGAGCAAAATCAAACTCACAAATCACCAATGCTCCCACACTGGCACATAAACTCAGATCAAATATCACAATTAGAGATAAAATGACAACTAATATATTTCGCACTGGAAGTAATATATTAGAGGAACAACGTAACACTTGTTTGATAGTTGCAACTCTTGTTGCAACAGCCACCTATCAATCAGCATTGAGTCCCCCTGGTGGAATTTATCAGGTTAGTGCTTATGATGACATTAATGTGAACATCACTTCCTCCAACTCTActatttctacacctaaaaatgCTGGGCATTCAGTCTTGTCAGGAGCAGAATTCGGTCTGTTCTTAATTTTGAATATGACTTCCTTTTTGGGATCAGTTATGGCAATAGTTATTATGATACCAAGAGGAACAATAGAAGGTGCAGTGGGTTATCCAGTGCTCTCTTTTGCCTTAAgttatttattttctatgatGAAGATATCCCCTACTCATGCCTATTTAATGATTGTTTCAATCATTTTTCTTTCAATTGCTATTGTCTCGgagtttaatattttttcaagaaTGTACTGTGATCTTAAGTCCGTAATTGTTAAGAAATTGAATAGATGA